One Neomonachus schauinslandi chromosome 9, ASM220157v2, whole genome shotgun sequence DNA segment encodes these proteins:
- the CDKN3 gene encoding cyclin-dependent kinase inhibitor 3 yields the protein MKPPSSLQTNEFDSSDEEPIEDEQTPIQISWLPLSRVNCSQFLGLCALPGCKFKNVRRNIQKDTEELKSYGIQDIFVFCTRGELSKYRVPNLLDLYHQYAIITHHHPIPDGGTPDIASCCEIMEELAICLKNNRKTLIHCYGGLGRSCLVAACLLLYLSDAVSPQQAIDSLRDLRGSGAIQTIKQYNYLHEFRDKLAAHLSSRDSLSRSVSR from the exons ATGAAGCCG CCTAGTTCATTGCAAACAAATGAGTTTGACTCATCAGACGAAGAGCCTATTGAAGATGAACAGACTCCAATTCAGATATCATG gCTACCCCTGTCACGAGTGAATTGTTCTCAGTTTCTTGGTTTATGTGCTCTTCCAG gttgtaaatttaaaaatgttagaagaaaTATCCAAAAAGATACAG AAGAACTAAAGAGCTATGGTATACAAGACATATTTGTTTTCTGCACCAGAGGGGAACTGTCAAAATACAGAGTCCCAAACCTTTTGGACCTCTACCATCAGTATGcaatcatcactcatcatcatccAATCCCAGACGGAGGGACTCCTGACATAGCCAGCTGCTGCGAAATAATGGAGGAGCTTGCAATCTGCCTTAAAAATAACCGAAAAACCTTAATACA CTGTTATGGAGGACTCGGGAGATCTTGTCTTG TAGCCGCCTGTCTCCTCCTGTACCTGTCTGACGCAGTTTCACCACAGCAAGCCATCGACAGCCTGAGAGACCTGCGAGGGTCTGGAGCCATACAGACGATCAAG CAATATAATTATCTTCATGAGTTTCGGGACAAACTAGCTGCACATCTATCATCAAGAGATTCATTATCAAGATCTGTATCTagataa